One Syntrophorhabdaceae bacterium genomic window carries:
- a CDS encoding acyl-CoA dehydrogenase family protein, whose product MDFKISDELESMRKMAYEFAVKNIKPTMEEDEKEHKYRPELLKKMGDQGMFACLAPEKFGGLGLEEGNMAATLMATELARVSPSWGLPFNLQMNGPQNVLLKFASEELKEQFLPGLIAGTSGGCFAITEPNSGSDVASMKTTATEVDDGFILNGSKTWISGVPFCGCGVVYAMTDKAAKHKGMSAFFIDFNTPGVVQRAITTKLGLHCAPTGEVFFEEAKIPKSALVGKLGQGFNICMTMLNFTRLSSAARAVGVAESCIEEACKYANEREQFGQPIGQFQMVQEQIGRMSVEHEAAKLLVLKAAWQKDKGMNNTLETSMAKYYAGESANFCASEAVKIFGSYGFSSEYPVERYLRDAKSYQIVEGTSNVQKMIIAQFALGYRK is encoded by the coding sequence ATGGATTTCAAGATTTCCGATGAACTCGAATCAATGCGTAAGATGGCCTACGAGTTTGCTGTAAAAAATATTAAACCGACGATGGAAGAAGACGAAAAAGAGCATAAATATCGTCCGGAACTCTTAAAGAAAATGGGAGATCAGGGCATGTTCGCCTGCCTCGCCCCCGAGAAGTTTGGTGGGTTGGGACTGGAAGAGGGCAACATGGCAGCAACGCTCATGGCTACGGAACTGGCAAGAGTCAGCCCGTCATGGGGTCTCCCCTTCAACCTTCAGATGAACGGACCGCAGAACGTTCTCCTCAAGTTCGCCAGCGAAGAGCTGAAAGAGCAGTTCCTCCCGGGTCTCATCGCCGGAACGAGCGGCGGTTGCTTCGCGATTACGGAACCTAACTCAGGGTCCGACGTAGCCAGCATGAAAACGACGGCAACGGAAGTCGACGATGGTTTTATTCTCAATGGTTCCAAGACCTGGATCTCAGGCGTACCTTTCTGCGGCTGTGGTGTTGTGTATGCAATGACCGACAAGGCAGCGAAGCACAAAGGCATGTCCGCCTTCTTCATCGATTTCAATACCCCGGGCGTTGTACAGAGAGCTATCACGACAAAACTGGGCCTCCACTGCGCACCGACGGGTGAGGTCTTCTTCGAAGAAGCGAAGATCCCCAAGAGCGCCCTCGTTGGCAAGCTTGGTCAGGGCTTCAATATATGTATGACGATGCTCAATTTCACCAGGTTGAGCTCAGCGGCAAGAGCAGTAGGCGTGGCAGAGAGCTGTATCGAAGAGGCCTGCAAATATGCAAACGAAAGGGAACAGTTCGGCCAGCCGATTGGACAGTTCCAGATGGTCCAGGAGCAGATCGGCCGCATGTCCGTGGAGCACGAAGCGGCAAAACTGCTCGTCCTCAAGGCTGCATGGCAGAAGGACAAGGGCATGAACAATACCCTCGAGACCTCAATGGCGAAATACTATGCCGGTGAATCAGCAAACTTCTGCGCCTCGGAAGCTGTGAAGATCTTCGGTTCTTATGGGTTCTCCTCCGAGTATCCTGTCGAGAGATACCTGAGAGACGCGAAGTCCTATCAGATCGTCGAAGGCACATCAAACGTCCAGAAGATGATCATCGCCCAGTTTGCGCTGGGGTACAGAAAGTAA
- a CDS encoding MBL fold metallo-hydrolase, translated as MILSTTGHVDRDFHVTGFAWSPSYLLNGITPVLFEAGFYSMGPLYARDIRKVTGRKDPSYLFLTHVHYDHCGAASYLKKVFPGIRICASRRANEILSRPNAIDLMTSLSQNFTHLAKASPDIDSNAILHSSFEPFTVDRIFDHEETFTVDPSLNVQVLITPGHTRDMLSYYIPEHKILVATESAGCRNQTGRIVSEFLVDFDAYIHSLRRLAALDVDIFCQGHHFVYTGSDVGEFFDSSLEAAFTFRRRVMELLAMEEEDIDRVVEHIKREEYDPNPGPKQPEKAYLLNLKTRVAHLAGKTG; from the coding sequence ATGATTCTCAGCACAACAGGGCACGTCGACCGGGATTTTCATGTGACGGGATTCGCATGGTCGCCGAGCTATCTATTAAATGGTATCACGCCCGTACTCTTCGAGGCCGGGTTTTATTCCATGGGCCCGCTCTATGCCAGGGACATCAGGAAAGTAACCGGCCGCAAGGATCCATCCTACCTGTTCCTCACCCATGTCCATTACGATCATTGCGGGGCCGCATCGTATCTCAAAAAGGTCTTCCCCGGGATCAGGATATGCGCCTCGAGGCGGGCAAATGAAATATTGTCCCGTCCAAACGCCATCGACCTTATGACCTCCCTGAGCCAAAACTTTACCCATCTTGCGAAGGCTTCGCCCGACATAGACTCCAATGCCATTCTCCATTCTTCTTTTGAGCCCTTCACGGTAGATCGTATCTTCGATCACGAGGAGACCTTTACCGTTGACCCATCGCTGAACGTGCAAGTCCTTATCACGCCCGGCCATACACGGGATATGCTCAGCTATTACATCCCCGAACACAAGATCCTTGTGGCCACTGAATCGGCCGGCTGCCGCAACCAGACGGGACGGATAGTGAGCGAGTTCCTCGTCGATTTCGACGCCTACATACATTCGCTTAGACGGCTTGCCGCTCTTGACGTGGACATTTTTTGCCAGGGCCACCACTTTGTCTATACGGGCAGCGATGTGGGAGAATTCTTCGATTCATCCCTGGAGGCAGCCTTCACATTCCGCAGGCGGGTCATGGAGCTTCTGGCAATGGAGGAGGAAGATATCGACAGGGTCGTCGAACATATCAAGCGGGAGGAATACGACCCCAACCCCGGGCCTAAACAGCCCGAGAAAGCGTACCTTCTTAACCTCAAGACCCGGGTCGCCCATCTCGCGGGCAAAACAGGCTAA
- a CDS encoding 3-hydroxyacyl-CoA dehydrogenase NAD-binding domain-containing protein has protein sequence MDIKTIGVLGAGVMGNGIAQVASMAGYNVILRDIEDRFVEGGIKNIDRFLGKTVEKGKMSADDKAAIMGRIKGTTDMGAMKDADFVVEVVVEIMDIKKKVFAELDEITKPDVILSSNTSSMSLTEMATATKRPDKVVGMHFFNPVPLMKLVEVIRGLQTSDATVAATLDLTRKFGKEPVEVRVDIPGFLVNRLMVPHFIEAIKLWEQGIASKEDIDKAAKLGLNYPMGPFELMDLTGLDINLHVQQYFYDNLPKELKWDPPLTLKNLVKAGGLGRKSGKGWYDYSK, from the coding sequence ATGGATATAAAGACAATCGGAGTTTTGGGTGCCGGCGTAATGGGTAATGGTATTGCTCAGGTAGCCTCAATGGCTGGCTACAATGTCATCCTGAGAGACATCGAGGACAGATTCGTCGAAGGCGGGATCAAGAACATAGACAGATTCCTGGGCAAGACCGTCGAAAAGGGAAAAATGTCCGCGGATGACAAGGCAGCCATCATGGGCAGGATCAAAGGCACGACCGACATGGGAGCCATGAAGGACGCCGACTTCGTCGTCGAAGTGGTCGTAGAAATAATGGATATCAAGAAGAAAGTCTTTGCGGAACTTGACGAAATAACAAAACCCGACGTCATCCTCTCCTCGAACACGTCATCCATGTCGCTTACCGAGATGGCAACGGCGACGAAGAGACCCGACAAGGTCGTGGGCATGCACTTCTTCAACCCCGTTCCGCTCATGAAGCTCGTGGAAGTCATCCGCGGCCTCCAGACCAGCGACGCGACCGTCGCGGCCACACTTGACCTTACGAGAAAATTCGGAAAGGAACCTGTCGAGGTCAGGGTGGACATCCCCGGTTTCCTCGTCAACAGGCTGATGGTTCCCCACTTCATCGAAGCCATCAAGCTCTGGGAACAGGGCATCGCTTCGAAAGAAGACATCGACAAAGCAGCCAAACTCGGTCTCAACTATCCTATGGGTCCTTTCGAACTGATGGACCTCACGGGTCTCGACATCAACCTCCACGTTCAGCAGTATTTCTATGACAACCTGCCGAAGGAACTTAAATGGGATCCCCCACTGACGCTCAAGAACCTGGTAAAGGCCGGCGGCCTTGGCCGGAAGAGCGGCAAGGGCTGGTACGACTATTCCAAATAA
- a CDS encoding enoyl-CoA hydratase-related protein: protein MAYETIIVEKEAPVGIIKLNRPPVNPLSVQSYYDLYDAIVDLENDSSIGAIIITGNGDKAFGAGLDVKDVMGKSAVETLDFLWTAPRKTFDKLTSIAKPTIAAVFGLALGGGCEVAICCDFRIASEDAVFGVPEINLGIMPGSGATQRLPRLVGLPKAKEMLFFGDTVNAQEAYRVGLANKVVPREQLMEEARKWAGKLAAKPKAALALIKKCVDTGMDTDIATGLTLEMDSFSIAFTSEDGREGINAFVEKRKPNYKGK, encoded by the coding sequence ATGGCCTACGAAACTATAATAGTTGAGAAAGAAGCACCGGTCGGGATCATCAAGCTGAACAGGCCGCCGGTGAACCCCTTGAGTGTCCAGTCCTACTACGATCTGTACGACGCGATCGTCGACCTTGAAAACGACAGTTCCATAGGCGCCATCATCATTACCGGCAATGGCGACAAGGCTTTCGGGGCTGGTCTCGACGTGAAGGACGTCATGGGAAAATCCGCTGTTGAAACACTCGACTTCCTTTGGACAGCTCCAAGGAAGACCTTCGATAAACTCACATCTATTGCAAAACCCACTATCGCTGCCGTTTTTGGCCTGGCCCTGGGCGGCGGGTGTGAAGTGGCGATCTGCTGCGACTTCCGGATAGCCTCGGAGGACGCGGTCTTCGGTGTTCCCGAGATCAATCTCGGTATAATGCCCGGTTCCGGCGCGACTCAGCGCCTTCCCCGGCTTGTCGGCCTCCCGAAGGCAAAAGAGATGCTCTTTTTCGGGGACACTGTAAATGCCCAGGAGGCATATCGTGTCGGCCTGGCCAACAAAGTGGTGCCGAGAGAGCAGTTGATGGAAGAGGCAAGGAAATGGGCCGGGAAACTCGCCGCTAAACCGAAGGCGGCCCTGGCGCTTATCAAGAAATGTGTCGACACCGGTATGGACACGGACATAGCAACAGGATTGACCCTGGAAATGGACTCTTTCTCGATAGCATTTACATCCGAAGACGGGCGCGAAGGAATCAATGCGTTCGTCGAGAAAAGAAAACCCAATTACAAGGGAAAATAA
- a CDS encoding thiolase family protein: MKTYSNVYIPYNGYYSTPFCRWQGSMQNENSISLGAKTARRWFLEKKKIDPSVIDYLYFGISITQHHLFYSHNWAAGLLTNNEKNVPGLMINQACTTSTTILNLAAMTVEQGMCDVAFGLMADRTSNGAHTIWPNPMGPGAEVIHENWLMDNFNSDPNVYPPLKMVQTAENVAKEAGITKEECDAVVLRRYEQYMMSQANDREFQKKYMFPAEVAISKKKTKLVELDEGVTHSTAEGLAKLGPAEKGGVHSFGAQTFPADGNVGFIVTTRDKAKELSADPKVEIQLVSYGYSRVNPGFMAAAPVPAAQMALANAGLKITDMKAIKSHNPFATNDLNFAKKMGIDVMFMNNYGSSLIYGHPQAPTGGRIIAEMLEEMVLLGGGYCLWTGCAAGDTGASMIFKVG, translated from the coding sequence ATGAAGACTTATTCAAACGTGTATATCCCTTACAACGGCTACTATTCAACCCCATTCTGCCGTTGGCAGGGAAGCATGCAGAACGAGAACTCAATCTCGCTCGGTGCAAAAACTGCAAGAAGATGGTTCCTGGAAAAGAAAAAGATCGATCCCAGCGTTATCGATTACCTGTATTTTGGGATCAGCATCACCCAGCATCACCTTTTCTACAGCCATAACTGGGCTGCAGGTCTGCTGACGAACAACGAAAAGAACGTGCCCGGCCTCATGATCAACCAGGCCTGCACCACGTCGACGACGATCCTCAACCTCGCTGCCATGACAGTTGAGCAGGGAATGTGTGATGTCGCCTTCGGTCTCATGGCAGACCGGACCTCTAACGGCGCCCACACCATCTGGCCGAACCCGATGGGTCCCGGCGCTGAAGTGATCCATGAAAACTGGCTGATGGACAATTTCAACAGCGACCCCAACGTTTACCCGCCGCTCAAGATGGTCCAGACCGCCGAGAACGTCGCGAAAGAAGCGGGCATCACCAAGGAAGAGTGCGACGCCGTGGTTCTCAGGCGTTACGAGCAGTATATGATGTCGCAGGCCAACGACCGCGAATTCCAGAAGAAATATATGTTCCCGGCTGAAGTCGCCATCAGCAAGAAGAAAACCAAGCTTGTTGAACTCGACGAAGGCGTGACACATTCAACAGCTGAAGGTCTCGCTAAACTCGGACCTGCGGAAAAAGGCGGCGTCCACAGCTTCGGCGCACAGACATTCCCCGCCGATGGAAACGTCGGTTTCATCGTAACAACAAGGGACAAAGCGAAGGAGTTGAGCGCTGACCCGAAGGTCGAGATCCAGTTGGTCTCCTACGGCTACTCCAGGGTCAACCCCGGCTTCATGGCCGCGGCGCCTGTACCGGCAGCCCAGATGGCACTTGCCAACGCAGGTCTCAAGATCACCGACATGAAGGCGATCAAGAGCCACAACCCCTTTGCGACAAATGACCTCAACTTCGCCAAGAAGATGGGCATCGATGTCATGTTTATGAACAACTACGGTTCATCATTGATCTATGGACATCCCCAGGCTCCGACAGGCGGCAGGATCATTGCGGAAATGCTCGAAGAAATGGTTCTCCTCGGCGGCGGCTACTGCCTCTGGACAGGTTGCGCGGCTGGCGACACCGGCGCATCCATGATCTTCAAGGTTGGCTAA
- a CDS encoding thermonuclease family protein has translation MFRRYVALALLVTLVFPFSSAFAKDYVVRKIINGDTVQLESGETVRYIGVATPELNRKEGGAEFYARQAVRYNKKLVFMKKVRLEFDTKKKDEKGHLLAYVFVKKTFVNAELIRNGYARADVPGPNIKYKDTLIEAEKKAIADDKGIWLEKKKDTEQHYIGSKRTSSFHRPNCKGVKKISEKSKIVFHNRSDAIKIGYVPCKICKP, from the coding sequence ATGTTCAGGAGATACGTTGCCTTAGCCCTTCTCGTTACGCTGGTTTTCCCTTTCAGTTCAGCCTTCGCCAAAGACTATGTAGTCAGAAAGATAATTAATGGCGATACCGTTCAGCTTGAATCGGGCGAAACCGTCCGGTACATCGGGGTGGCCACCCCGGAACTCAACAGAAAGGAAGGGGGAGCCGAGTTCTACGCGAGACAGGCCGTTCGCTACAACAAGAAACTCGTCTTCATGAAAAAGGTCAGGCTGGAGTTCGACACGAAGAAAAAGGATGAGAAGGGACATCTCCTTGCCTACGTCTTCGTCAAAAAGACCTTTGTCAATGCCGAACTCATCAGGAACGGCTATGCCCGGGCCGATGTCCCCGGTCCCAACATCAAGTACAAAGACACCCTCATTGAAGCCGAAAAGAAGGCGATAGCCGACGACAAAGGCATATGGCTGGAGAAGAAGAAGGACACCGAGCAACATTATATAGGCAGCAAGAGGACGTCCAGCTTCCACAGACCAAACTGCAAGGGAGTCAAAAAGATTTCTGAAAAAAGCAAAATTGTGTTTCATAACAGAAGCGATGCTATTAAAATAGGTTACGTACCATGCAAGATATGCAAACCATGA